The genomic window TCCACGGCCGCACTCACCCCGCCGCACCCGTAGTGGCCGACGACCAGGACGTGCTCCACACGGAGGACGTCGACCGCATACTGGAGCACGGAAAGGTAGTTTGCGTCCTGTGGAGGGGCCAAGTTGGCGACGTTCCGGTGCACGAAGAGCTCGCCCGGTCCCAGGCCGATGATCTCGTTGGCCGGCACCCGGCTGTCGGCGCAGCCGATCCAGAGGCATTTCGGAGACTGCTGCCCAACGAGCCGCCGGAAGAAGCCGGGGTCGCGGGCCACCATCCGCCGCGCCCAGGCCCGATTGTTCGCTTTGAGCTCTTCGATCATGTCTGGCTCCGCCCGAAGGCATCGAGCGTCGGGTAGTCGGTGTAGCCTTTTTCCCCGCCGCCATAGAAGGTCGCGGGATCGGGCGCATGGAGCGGAGCTCCCCGGCGGAATCGCTCCGGCAGGTCGGGATTGGCCAGGAAGAGCTTGCCGAAGGCGATCGCATCTGCGATCCCCGCAGCGATCGCCGCCTCGGCACGGGCGGCGGTATAATTTCCGCAGAAGGTCAAAACCGCAGAAAAGGCCCTGCGCAGCGCACCCCTCTCCTCGTCGGTGAGCGGCGAACCGCCCGCCCAGTCGGGCTCCGCGATATGGAGATAGGCGATCTTTCGCCTGTCGAGCTCGGCTGCGACGTAGAGCGAGGTCTCCCAGCTCCCTTCGACGCTCATATCCGAGAAGACCCCATTGGGGGAAAGCCGGACCCCGATCCGCTCGCGACCGATCGCTTCGGCGGCCGCATCGACGACTTCGAGCAGGAATCGCGCCCGGTTCGGGAGCGAGCCCCCATATTCGTCGCGGCGCTGGTTGGCCCGAAGGTCCAAAAACTGGTTGAGGAGGTAACCATTGGCTCCATGGATCTCGACCAGGTCGAAGCCCGCGCGGCGTGCCCGGAGGGCCGCAGCGGCATATTCTCCGACGATTCTCCGGATTTCCGGCTGCGAAAGCTCCCGCGGTGTCTCCACTGGCACCTGGGCCGGGGTGCCATCGGCGAGGACGACGAAGCATTCGGTCTTCTCGGCGCGAATCGGGGAAGGGCCTACGGGTGGCTGGTGGCCTTCCTGGAGGAGAGGATGGGAGACCCGGCCCACGTGCCAGAGCTGCAGCGCCATCCGTCCCCCGGCGTGGTGGACCGCCTCGACGACCCGGCGCCAGCCCGCTTCCTGCGCGTCGGTGTAGATCCCCGGGGTCCAGGCATATCCCTGCCCTTCCCGGCTGATCTGGGTGGCCTCGCTGACGATGAGGCCCGCGGAAGCCCGCTGCGCGTAATACCGGGCATTGAGCTCGGTGGGGACGTCTCCGGGCTGCCCCGCCCGCGATCGCGTCAGGGGAGCCATCCAGATCCGGTTGGGCGTTGGCACCGCTCCCACGGTCAATGGGGAGAAAAGATGAGATAGAGAAGACATGAGGACCTCCGAGGGTTCAATCGCGACACGCAGTGGCTTGGTAGCGGATTTTCCAGCCCGAGTCGAGCCGCGAGGCGGGCGGATCGCCAGACGATCTGCTATCCTTCGCCCGATGAGCCAAAAAGCCCCCCGCCTCGACTCCTATTTTGCCCGGATCGGCTACGGCGGCCCGGCGACCGCTTCTCTTGAGACGCTCTGCTCCCTCCACGCGCTTCATCCCCAGGCTATTCCGTTCGAGAACCTCGATCCGCTGCTCGGCCGGGTGGTGGCGCTCGACCTCGGCTCGATCGAGCAGAAGCTCGTCCTCGGGGGCCGCGGAGGCTACTGCTTCGAGCAGAATCTCCTTTTTGCCGAGATCTTGCGCTCTCTCGGATTCCCGGTCACCGGGCTCGCCGGGCGCGTCTGCTGGAATGTCCCGGAGGGGGCCACGCGGCCGCGCACCCACATGGCGCTTCGGGTCGACCTCGAGCGTCCCTACCTCGTCGACGTCGGCTTCGGCGGGCTCACCTTCACCGCCCCTCTCTGGCTTGAAACCGGCCTCGTCCAGGAAACATCCCATGAGCCGATGCGCATCGTCCGTTCGGGAGAGGGTCTCTTGACCCAGGTGCTCCTCCGCGGGGAGTGGCGCTCCCTCTATCACTTCGACCTCCAGCCCCAGCTGCCGGTCGACTACGAGATGGCCAACTGGTATCTCTGCTCCCACCCGGAGTCGCCCTTCCGGAAGGAGCTGGTGGCGGCCCGGCCCGATGCCGGCCGCCGGTATGCCCTGCGGAACCACGAGCTGACGATCCACCGGCTCGACGGAACGAGCGAGCGGCGG from Methylacidimicrobium sp. B4 includes these protein-coding regions:
- the can gene encoding carbonate dehydratase encodes the protein MIEELKANNRAWARRMVARDPGFFRRLVGQQSPKCLWIGCADSRVPANEIIGLGPGELFVHRNVANLAPPQDANYLSVLQYAVDVLRVEHVLVVGHYGCGGVSAAVDGQRRGLVDHWLHPIREVWRDHREEIEAIPDSQSRLHRLCELNVIRQVRNVASDIFLQEAWARGQVVSIHGWVYSLADGLVKDLDVTVDGPKG
- a CDS encoding alkene reductase produces the protein MSSLSHLFSPLTVGAVPTPNRIWMAPLTRSRAGQPGDVPTELNARYYAQRASAGLIVSEATQISREGQGYAWTPGIYTDAQEAGWRRVVEAVHHAGGRMALQLWHVGRVSHPLLQEGHQPPVGPSPIRAEKTECFVVLADGTPAQVPVETPRELSQPEIRRIVGEYAAAALRARRAGFDLVEIHGANGYLLNQFLDLRANQRRDEYGGSLPNRARFLLEVVDAAAEAIGRERIGVRLSPNGVFSDMSVEGSWETSLYVAAELDRRKIAYLHIAEPDWAGGSPLTDEERGALRRAFSAVLTFCGNYTAARAEAAIAAGIADAIAFGKLFLANPDLPERFRRGAPLHAPDPATFYGGGEKGYTDYPTLDAFGRSQT
- a CDS encoding arylamine N-acetyltransferase — translated: MSQKAPRLDSYFARIGYGGPATASLETLCSLHALHPQAIPFENLDPLLGRVVALDLGSIEQKLVLGGRGGYCFEQNLLFAEILRSLGFPVTGLAGRVCWNVPEGATRPRTHMALRVDLERPYLVDVGFGGLTFTAPLWLETGLVQETSHEPMRIVRSGEGLLTQVLLRGEWRSLYHFDLQPQLPVDYEMANWYLCSHPESPFRKELVAARPDAGRRYALRNHELTIHRLDGTSERRRLASGTEIRRVLEEDFRLTPPEEPRLDDLLEAIAAGGCPSSSSRSGKPG